A window of Brachybacterium fresconis contains these coding sequences:
- a CDS encoding alanine racemase: MSQHAQRTDGRTVEAVDKSFPLGLVGRDITALDTPLADFSTPLLVLDQQAMAHNLQVMADWTTERGLELMPHGKTTMAPVLWQRQLDVGCTGITVATGWQADVALLAGVPTVQLANACTDPALLRRLAAHLLEHPDQELVCWADSLATIDLLERELPAASRLGVLVELGADGGRTGARDEATALAIAERVATSSTLTLYGAAGYEGALAHDRSEESLATVGAYCERLAALVGRLRPLIEGTPWVTAGGSAYFDLVADAFAPLSELRAILRSGAYIVHDSGFYRGISPLDTTRDVAEEQALLPAMRAYARVVSMPEPGLALLDAGKRDVPFDEGLPVPLAVAAQLGGPERPLDAEITALNDQHAFLRYRGESPLALGDVVTLGLSHPCTAFDKWRLIPIVDAETNVVHEAVETFF, from the coding sequence ATGTCCCAGCACGCCCAGCGCACCGACGGACGCACCGTCGAAGCGGTCGACAAGTCCTTCCCGCTCGGTCTCGTCGGCCGCGACATCACCGCGCTGGACACGCCCCTGGCGGACTTCTCCACGCCCCTGCTGGTGCTCGATCAGCAGGCGATGGCGCACAACCTCCAGGTGATGGCCGACTGGACGACCGAGCGCGGGCTCGAGCTGATGCCGCACGGGAAGACCACGATGGCGCCGGTGCTGTGGCAGCGCCAGCTCGACGTCGGGTGCACAGGGATCACCGTGGCCACCGGCTGGCAGGCGGACGTCGCCCTGCTGGCCGGGGTGCCCACCGTGCAGCTGGCCAACGCGTGCACCGACCCGGCCCTGCTGCGGCGCCTGGCCGCGCATCTGCTCGAGCACCCCGATCAGGAGCTGGTGTGCTGGGCGGACTCCCTGGCCACGATCGACCTGCTCGAGCGGGAGCTGCCGGCGGCATCGCGCCTGGGTGTGCTGGTGGAGCTCGGGGCCGACGGGGGCCGCACCGGCGCCCGCGACGAGGCCACGGCGCTCGCGATCGCGGAGCGGGTGGCCACCTCGAGCACGCTCACGCTGTACGGCGCCGCCGGCTACGAAGGGGCGCTGGCCCATGACCGCTCCGAGGAGTCGCTCGCGACCGTCGGCGCCTACTGCGAGCGCCTGGCCGCGCTGGTCGGCCGGCTGCGCCCGCTGATCGAGGGCACCCCGTGGGTGACCGCGGGCGGCAGCGCCTATTTCGACCTCGTGGCCGACGCCTTCGCCCCGCTGAGCGAGTTGCGCGCGATCCTGCGCTCGGGCGCGTACATCGTGCACGACTCCGGCTTCTACCGGGGCATCTCCCCGTTGGATACGACGCGGGACGTCGCCGAGGAGCAGGCCCTGCTGCCGGCGATGCGCGCCTACGCCCGCGTGGTCTCGATGCCGGAGCCGGGCTTGGCCCTGCTCGACGCCGGCAAGCGGGACGTCCCCTTCGACGAGGGCCTGCCCGTCCCGCTCGCCGTCGCCGCGCAGCTCGGCGGGCCCGAGCGGCCGCTGGACGCCGAGATCACGGCGCTGAACGACCAGCACGCCTTCCTGCGCTACCGCGGCGAGTCCCCGCTCGCACTCGGCGACGTGGTCACGCTCGGGCTCTCCCACCCCTGCACCGCCTTCGACAAGTGGCGGCTGATCCCGATCGTCGACGCCGAGACGAACGTCGTGCACGAGGCCGTCGAGACGTTCTTCTAG
- a CDS encoding ATP-binding protein encodes MDAEASGAGRVRPLRRCATHPEGRLARRSGQCRRPPQLFHGRDHIRVSIYPGRIEIESPGRFPGLADPTRPLEIARYARNPRIARVCSDLGITLERGEGIQRIFEEMRSTGLTDPVYEQTSGSVRLILTTSGRLDPRIEEGLPSGADAILQLLRTHGAPLGTGEIIEATGKSRPWTRTALEALRDAGLVEWSGRSAKDPRATWEIVR; translated from the coding sequence GTGGATGCCGAAGCATCGGGCGCTGGGCGTGTCCGGCCGCTTCGACGATGTGCCACTCATCCCGAAGGACGCTTGGCTCGAAGGTCTGGTCAATGCCGTCGTCCACCGCAGCTATTCCATGGCAGGGACCACATCCGGGTCAGCATCTACCCGGGTCGCATCGAGATCGAAAGCCCTGGTCGCTTTCCCGGCCTTGCGGACCCGACCAGACCGCTCGAGATCGCCCGGTACGCGAGGAATCCACGTATCGCCCGCGTCTGTTCGGACCTCGGAATCACCCTGGAGCGCGGCGAGGGCATCCAGCGCATCTTCGAGGAGATGCGGAGCACGGGGCTCACCGACCCGGTGTATGAACAGACCAGCGGCAGTGTGCGACTGATCCTGACGACTTCGGGGCGGCTGGACCCACGCATCGAAGAAGGACTCCCCTCCGGAGCAGACGCAATCCTTCAACTGCTTCGCACCCATGGCGCCCCGCTGGGGACAGGAGAGATCATCGAGGCGACAGGAAAGTCCCGTCCCTGGACCCGCACGGCACTCGAAGCACTCCGGGACGCCGGCCTCGTCGAGTGGAGCGGGCGCTCGGCGAAAGATCCTCGCGCGACCTGGGAGATCGTACGGTAG
- a CDS encoding carbonic anhydrase translates to MSSPRVTVQEAWDALAQGNERFMEGELRHPEQDAARRHELTGYQAPDAAFLGCSDSRVAAEILFDCGLGDLFVVRNIGQIANENTTATMEFAVAELGVAVIVVLAHGSCGAVKAAIDQTTAEPSEVTPAIRRELELIQPAVQREWLATHKDTPYVDPELIDADAVGRRHLDETIHALMRSSRVISDAVAQGKLGIVGCQYQLEKGRVAPITSVGQLSIGA, encoded by the coding sequence ATGAGCTCACCCCGCGTCACAGTGCAGGAGGCGTGGGATGCTCTCGCGCAGGGCAACGAGCGGTTCATGGAGGGCGAGCTGCGCCATCCCGAGCAGGATGCGGCGCGCCGCCACGAGCTGACCGGCTACCAGGCCCCCGACGCCGCCTTCCTGGGCTGCTCGGACTCCCGCGTCGCCGCGGAGATCCTGTTCGACTGCGGTCTCGGCGACCTGTTCGTGGTGCGCAACATCGGCCAGATCGCCAATGAGAACACCACCGCGACCATGGAGTTCGCCGTCGCCGAGCTCGGTGTCGCCGTGATCGTGGTGCTCGCCCACGGCTCCTGCGGCGCCGTGAAGGCGGCCATCGATCAGACCACCGCCGAGCCCAGCGAGGTCACCCCGGCGATCCGGCGCGAACTCGAGCTGATCCAGCCCGCGGTCCAGCGCGAGTGGCTGGCCACCCACAAGGACACCCCGTACGTCGACCCGGAGCTGATCGACGCGGACGCCGTCGGCCGGCGTCACCTGGACGAGACGATCCACGCCCTCATGCGCTCCTCGCGGGTGATCAGCGACGCCGTCGCCCAGGGGAAGCTCGGCATCGTCGGCTGCCAGTACCAGCTCGAGAAGGGCCGGGTCGCCCCGATCACCTCGGTGGGGCAGCTGAGCATCGGGGCCTGA
- a CDS encoding AAA family ATPase, with product MPAPITITEDFQHALDALRAGDHLFLTGRAGTGKSTLIRHFLETTDRTALTVAPTGIAALNVDGYTIHRLFSFPVGITEEQVRSARYYPGRFAAALGELEILIIDEASMMRADLFDALAAALERFGPRPGEAFGGVQLVLVGDLYQLPPVVHDSEATHLEQRYGTPFFFSARSFTREDFAVVELSTVFRQIGDDRLVHLLNAVREGTLLEDARAELNARTDRDFEPPMDEFWLTLATTNRIVTSRNRQMLERLPDPPQTFTAQISGELDGFEKPTDTQLGLAVGAQVMMLSNDPLDRWVNGTLGRVTAIGQDAEGPVVQVQLRDGRLEQVREHTWDITRPEAQGGELVHQVVGTFTQLPMKLAWAITIHKSQGQTLDRVVVDLTGGTFANGQLYVALSRCTSLEGLVLRRDVLPRDLKSDVRVRRFLAASAEPSETLGEVYLAALTVGNVGDKYRPRPVEIAVVTDDGDEATTVVNPTSDLFAARTEYALTTRDVQLAPLLGEAWAALAPLLAGRLPVGARIDEQLAWIDFELKRGGTVEPMPLGIELPSRSLTAEDRAGLRASSALERARTTAEIVRRLRDENVWTGHGGTSFPQLTRGTGYLLARTSGEAGAAGPEGFVVGGNLSAEDDPAQVLAESLGAAWERVLAPDQEVVDRLRAAEAHFGVQVLPEDLELDGPPTAADVLTPGARVCFTGEVVHPEHGFLDRERMQRLATKHGLSPVQNVTKTRTDVLVVAERGTQSRKAKNAAAWGKPVLDAEEFLAWVDSRG from the coding sequence ATGCCCGCCCCGATCACGATCACCGAGGACTTCCAGCACGCCCTGGACGCGCTCCGCGCCGGTGACCACCTCTTCCTCACCGGCCGCGCCGGCACCGGCAAGTCGACCCTGATCCGCCACTTCCTGGAGACGACGGATCGGACCGCGCTGACGGTGGCACCCACCGGCATCGCCGCACTGAACGTGGACGGATACACCATCCACCGCCTGTTCTCCTTCCCCGTCGGCATCACCGAGGAGCAGGTGCGCTCGGCCCGCTACTACCCGGGGCGCTTCGCCGCAGCGCTGGGCGAGCTGGAGATCCTGATCATCGACGAAGCCTCGATGATGCGGGCCGACCTGTTCGACGCTCTGGCCGCGGCGCTGGAGCGCTTCGGCCCTCGACCCGGCGAGGCCTTCGGCGGCGTGCAGCTGGTGCTGGTCGGCGACCTGTACCAGCTGCCGCCGGTGGTCCACGACAGCGAGGCCACGCACCTCGAGCAGCGCTACGGCACCCCGTTCTTCTTCTCCGCCCGCTCCTTCACCCGGGAAGATTTCGCGGTCGTCGAGCTGTCCACGGTGTTCCGCCAGATCGGCGATGACCGCCTGGTGCACCTGCTGAACGCCGTGCGCGAGGGCACGCTGCTGGAGGACGCCCGCGCCGAGCTCAATGCCCGCACCGACCGCGACTTCGAGCCGCCCATGGACGAGTTCTGGCTGACGCTGGCGACCACCAACCGCATCGTCACCTCCCGCAACCGACAGATGCTCGAGCGCCTCCCGGACCCGCCGCAGACCTTCACCGCGCAGATCAGCGGGGAGCTGGACGGCTTCGAGAAGCCCACCGACACCCAGCTGGGACTCGCCGTCGGCGCGCAGGTGATGATGCTCAGCAACGACCCGCTGGACCGCTGGGTCAACGGCACCCTGGGGCGCGTCACCGCGATCGGCCAGGACGCCGAGGGGCCCGTCGTCCAGGTGCAGCTGCGCGACGGGCGGCTCGAGCAGGTGCGCGAGCACACCTGGGACATCACCCGTCCGGAGGCTCAGGGCGGGGAGCTCGTCCACCAGGTGGTCGGCACCTTCACCCAGCTGCCGATGAAGCTGGCCTGGGCGATCACCATCCACAAGTCCCAGGGCCAGACCCTCGACCGCGTCGTCGTGGACCTCACCGGCGGCACCTTCGCCAACGGCCAGCTGTACGTGGCGCTCTCGCGCTGCACGAGCCTGGAGGGGCTGGTGCTGCGCCGCGACGTGCTTCCACGGGATCTGAAGTCCGACGTGCGGGTGCGGCGCTTCCTGGCGGCCTCGGCCGAGCCCTCCGAGACCCTCGGCGAGGTGTACCTCGCGGCGCTGACCGTGGGCAATGTCGGCGACAAGTACCGTCCCCGGCCGGTGGAGATCGCCGTGGTCACCGACGACGGCGACGAGGCGACCACCGTCGTGAACCCCACCAGCGACCTGTTCGCCGCCCGCACCGAGTACGCCCTGACCACCCGCGACGTGCAGCTGGCTCCGCTGCTGGGGGAAGCCTGGGCCGCGCTCGCGCCCCTGCTCGCCGGGCGTCTCCCGGTCGGCGCGCGCATCGACGAGCAGCTGGCCTGGATCGACTTCGAGCTCAAGCGGGGCGGGACGGTCGAGCCGATGCCGCTCGGGATCGAGCTTCCCTCCCGGTCCCTGACGGCCGAGGACCGCGCGGGGCTGCGAGCGTCCAGCGCGCTCGAGCGCGCCCGCACCACCGCGGAGATCGTGCGCCGGCTGCGGGATGAGAATGTCTGGACCGGCCACGGTGGGACGAGCTTCCCGCAGCTGACCCGCGGGACCGGCTATCTGCTGGCCCGCACCAGCGGCGAGGCGGGGGCCGCAGGCCCCGAAGGGTTCGTCGTCGGCGGGAACCTCTCGGCCGAGGACGACCCGGCCCAGGTGCTCGCCGAGTCGCTCGGGGCGGCCTGGGAGCGGGTGCTCGCCCCGGACCAGGAGGTCGTCGACCGTCTGCGCGCGGCCGAGGCGCACTTCGGGGTCCAGGTGCTGCCCGAGGACCTCGAGCTCGACGGTCCGCCCACGGCGGCCGACGTCCTCACCCCCGGTGCGCGGGTCTGCTTCACCGGCGAGGTGGTCCACCCCGAGCACGGCTTCCTCGACCGCGAGCGCATGCAGCGCCTGGCCACGAAGCACGGCCTGTCCCCGGTCCAGAACGTCACCAAGACCCGGACTGACGTGCTCGTGGTCGCCGAGCGCGGCACCCAGTCCCGCAAGGCCAAGAACGCCGCCGCCTGGGGCAAGCCCGTGCTGGACGCCGAGGAGTTCCTGGCCTGGGTGGACAGCAGGGGCTGA
- a CDS encoding FitA-like ribbon-helix-helix domain-containing protein, translating into MASIVVRNVDPEVKEFLVARAAEHGRSMEAEVRDVLARAARRPRHRNIALALRGAAESAGVIEDLPIPERVDDARLAEFE; encoded by the coding sequence ATGGCATCGATCGTTGTCCGCAATGTGGACCCTGAGGTGAAGGAATTCCTCGTGGCCCGAGCGGCAGAGCACGGCCGCTCGATGGAGGCCGAGGTGCGGGACGTGCTGGCTCGCGCCGCGCGACGGCCCCGTCACCGGAACATCGCACTGGCCCTTCGCGGAGCAGCGGAGAGCGCCGGGGTCATCGAGGACCTCCCCATCCCGGAGCGCGTCGACGACGCCCGTCTCGCGGAGTTCGAGTGA
- a CDS encoding FAD-dependent monooxygenase gives MTVPAPGPEVDVRCEVLIVGGGPTGLFLAALLARRGVDVLVMERRTAPAEHSRAIGLHPPALRALREVGLERAAARAGARIRCGRARSRGRELGRLRFARAWLGRPYVLALPQSRTEAMLAERLNASAPGALRRGWEVTALRERADGVEVTARATGEVAETGPSTDTLRLHARVAVAADGSRSTVRELLGIGTTGAEHRDTYLMGDLADPDSAGAEGIGDNGPGTSTSTGTGTGTGTGGISAEGTDPRGVGTDRDALIHLEPDGVVESFPLPGARRRWVAHTGRGDLAEPDPEVLTRAIRERIGVRLDPATTSMISVFSVRRRTAQSLVTTRCVLLGDAAHEISPIGGQGITLGWLDALDAAPLLARMVRGTASGRASRGPLDTDPSWRRLERVCRRRARVAGLLGHANTALGRPLPGPLAAARSLGVSFALRTPLRHVMAWTYSMGWARRR, from the coding sequence GTGACCGTGCCGGCTCCCGGCCCCGAGGTCGACGTTCGCTGTGAGGTGCTGATCGTCGGCGGCGGGCCGACGGGGCTGTTCCTCGCCGCGCTGCTGGCGCGGCGCGGCGTCGATGTCCTCGTCATGGAGCGTCGCACCGCCCCCGCCGAGCACTCGCGCGCGATCGGGCTGCACCCGCCGGCGCTCCGCGCACTGCGCGAGGTGGGCCTGGAACGCGCCGCCGCCCGGGCCGGGGCACGGATCCGCTGTGGTCGAGCGCGCAGCCGGGGCCGGGAGCTGGGCCGGCTGCGCTTCGCACGGGCCTGGCTGGGCCGACCCTATGTGCTGGCGCTGCCGCAGAGCCGCACCGAGGCGATGCTCGCCGAGCGCCTGAACGCGTCGGCGCCCGGAGCGCTGCGCCGCGGCTGGGAGGTGACGGCGCTGCGGGAGAGGGCCGACGGGGTCGAGGTGACCGCGAGAGCGACCGGAGAGGTCGCGGAGACGGGACCCTCGACGGACACCCTCCGTCTCCATGCCCGCGTGGCCGTCGCCGCCGACGGATCCCGCTCCACGGTCCGTGAGCTGCTCGGCATCGGCACCACCGGAGCCGAACATCGCGACACCTACCTCATGGGCGACCTCGCCGACCCCGACAGCGCGGGCGCCGAGGGCATCGGCGATAACGGCCCCGGCACCAGCACCAGCACCGGCACCGGCACCGGCACCGGCACCGGGGGCATCAGCGCAGAAGGCACCGACCCCCGCGGAGTCGGCACCGACCGCGACGCCCTCATCCACCTCGAGCCGGACGGCGTCGTGGAGTCCTTCCCCCTGCCGGGCGCACGACGACGCTGGGTGGCCCACACCGGTCGAGGCGATCTCGCAGAGCCCGACCCCGAGGTGCTGACCCGGGCGATCCGCGAGCGCATCGGGGTGCGGCTCGATCCGGCGACGACCAGCATGATCAGCGTGTTCTCGGTGCGCCGCCGCACGGCCCAGAGCCTGGTCACGACCCGGTGCGTGCTGCTGGGCGATGCCGCCCACGAGATCAGCCCCATCGGCGGTCAGGGCATCACTCTGGGCTGGCTGGACGCCCTCGACGCCGCGCCGCTCCTGGCGCGCATGGTGCGGGGCACGGCGAGCGGACGAGCGTCGCGCGGCCCGCTGGATACGGACCCGTCGTGGCGGCGCCTCGAGCGGGTCTGTCGCCGACGGGCCCGGGTGGCCGGCCTCCTCGGCCACGCGAACACGGCCCTCGGGCGTCCGCTGCCCGGACCGCTCGCCGCCGCACGGTCGCTCGGCGTGAGCTTCGCCCTGCGCACGCCGCTGCGGCACGTGATGGCGTGGACCTACTCGATGGGGTGGGCGCGCCGGCGGTGA
- a CDS encoding class I SAM-dependent methyltransferase, translating into MILPSLLARDERATEQMDDPDCDPAMLERTYAQFRLVNAVVADWRATYRHQLRPHLRRDGPTTVLDVGSGGGDLVRALARWAHRDGLDLRLTGIDPDPRAHAWARRQPPVAGVQFRRALSSELVAEGERFDLVVSNHLLHHLTADELQALLADSRRLARTAAVHSDIQRGRLGYALFSVGTWPLFRGSYIREDGLTSIRRSYTADELRPLVPEDWEVTATGRWRLLLTHGTGTP; encoded by the coding sequence GTGATCCTGCCGTCCCTTCTCGCACGGGACGAGCGCGCCACGGAGCAGATGGACGATCCCGACTGCGACCCGGCGATGCTCGAGCGCACCTACGCCCAGTTCCGTCTGGTCAACGCCGTGGTCGCCGACTGGCGGGCCACCTACCGCCACCAGCTGCGACCCCACCTGCGCCGCGACGGGCCGACCACGGTGCTGGACGTCGGCAGCGGCGGCGGGGACCTCGTCCGGGCGCTGGCCCGGTGGGCCCATCGCGATGGCCTCGACCTGCGCCTGACGGGCATCGATCCGGATCCGCGGGCGCATGCCTGGGCGCGACGGCAACCGCCCGTCGCGGGAGTGCAGTTCCGTCGGGCGCTCTCCAGCGAGCTGGTGGCCGAGGGCGAGCGCTTCGACCTGGTCGTCTCCAACCACCTGCTCCACCACCTCACCGCCGACGAGCTGCAGGCCCTGCTGGCCGATTCCCGGCGCCTCGCCCGCACCGCCGCGGTCCACAGCGACATCCAGCGGGGTCGCCTCGGCTATGCCCTGTTCTCCGTGGGCACCTGGCCGCTCTTCCGCGGCTCCTACATCCGGGAGGACGGGCTCACCTCGATCCGCCGCAGCTATACGGCCGACGAGCTGCGCCCCCTCGTGCCGGAGGACTGGGAGGTGACGGCGACCGGGCGCTGGCGGCTCCTGCTCACCCACGGCACCGGAACGCCGTGA
- a CDS encoding type III polyketide synthase, whose amino-acid sequence MTVTLRSLEVAVPATELAQEDVRDVFAAQPDLTRLGQRLVSTSFNSSGIERRYSALDEWDGPPEEGDPVFFEAGTGRFLNPTTGARNEVFTREASELYTRVADQALTAAEGIEAADVTHVITVSCTGFFAPGPDYRIVRALGLNPSVQRYHLGFMGCYAALPALRQAQTICRADPEAVVLVATVELCTLHVRTSNDPDTIVGSSLFADGAAAAIVTGRDLPASTPLLRLDHFETVLTPVGEEAMAWNIGDHGFEMVLGTYVPHIIDEHITGALVPLLAHDPSLEALPYRDIEHWAIHPGGRSILDKVEAKLELTEAQLVPARQTLRDFGNMSSATVMFVLAEILREATPGTEERVCSMAFGPGLTVETALLTTIGAPVDEPAERP is encoded by the coding sequence ATGACGGTCACCCTTCGGTCCCTGGAAGTCGCAGTCCCTGCCACGGAGCTGGCGCAGGAGGACGTCCGCGATGTCTTCGCCGCCCAGCCCGATCTCACCCGCCTGGGCCAGCGCCTGGTCTCCACCTCGTTCAACTCCTCCGGCATCGAGCGCCGCTACAGCGCCCTGGATGAGTGGGACGGCCCGCCCGAGGAGGGCGACCCGGTGTTCTTCGAGGCCGGGACCGGCCGCTTCCTGAACCCCACCACCGGCGCCCGCAACGAGGTCTTCACGCGGGAGGCCTCCGAGCTCTACACCCGCGTCGCCGACCAGGCGCTGACGGCCGCCGAGGGGATCGAGGCCGCGGACGTCACCCACGTCATCACCGTCTCCTGCACCGGCTTCTTCGCCCCCGGCCCGGACTACCGGATCGTCCGCGCCCTCGGCCTGAACCCCTCGGTGCAGCGCTACCACCTGGGGTTCATGGGCTGCTACGCCGCGCTGCCCGCCCTGCGCCAGGCTCAGACCATCTGCCGAGCCGACCCCGAGGCCGTGGTGCTGGTGGCCACCGTCGAGCTGTGCACCCTGCACGTGCGCACCTCCAACGACCCCGACACCATCGTCGGCTCCTCCCTGTTCGCCGACGGCGCCGCCGCCGCGATCGTCACCGGGCGCGACCTGCCCGCGAGCACCCCGCTGCTGCGGCTGGACCACTTCGAGACCGTGCTGACCCCGGTGGGCGAGGAGGCGATGGCCTGGAACATCGGCGACCACGGCTTCGAGATGGTCCTGGGCACCTACGTCCCCCACATCATCGATGAACACATCACCGGCGCCCTGGTCCCGCTGCTCGCCCACGACCCGTCGCTCGAGGCGCTCCCCTATCGCGACATCGAGCACTGGGCGATCCACCCCGGCGGCCGCAGCATCCTGGACAAGGTCGAGGCGAAGCTGGAGCTGACCGAGGCCCAGCTCGTCCCCGCCCGGCAGACGCTGCGGGACTTCGGCAACATGTCCAGCGCGACCGTGATGTTCGTGCTGGCCGAGATCCTGCGCGAGGCGACTCCCGGCACGGAGGAGCGCGTGTGCTCGATGGCCTTCGGCCCCGGTCTGACGGTGGAGACGGCGCTGCTGACCACGATCGGCGCGCCCGTCGACGAGCCCGCGGAGCGCCCGTGA
- a CDS encoding amidase: MTGTESLTLTEAARNLAQGRTTSRALTENSLARVAARDEDLRAFITVEADRARAQADAADARVREGRRIGTLDGLPIAVKDNLSTAGGVTTVGSAIFRDHVAEENAGVVDRLEQQGAVRVGKTNLHEFALGVTTENPHFGICRNPWDRDRTPGGSSGGSAVAVAAGMALGAIGSDTSGSIRIPAAACGILGLKPTYGLVSSYGCYPEAWSLDHVGVLTRTAEDAAVLLDAISGHDPRVPSSLRVISSQAAREFEETGERGRVRPLRIGIEENFFFASIDAEIEAVVREMLDSLAGAGADVGAGAGADVGAGVELVPVSLPSLADAVYALTVIDTAETTAFHAEQFRERPQDYGEDVRVLIECGALPTAVDYLQAQQIRSRVREDFARVFAQVDVLASPTLPIRTPRIGDAVVEVGGQERDRDDELMRLVGPANLAGLPSVSVPCGMLDGMPVSMQFLGPALGEGAVLRAAAAVEELFPLPASAR; this comes from the coding sequence ATGACCGGCACGGAGTCGCTGACCCTGACCGAGGCCGCGCGCAACCTGGCCCAGGGCAGGACCACCTCCCGCGCGCTGACCGAGAACAGCCTGGCCCGGGTCGCGGCCCGCGACGAGGACCTGCGCGCCTTCATCACCGTGGAGGCCGATCGCGCCCGGGCGCAGGCCGACGCGGCCGATGCCCGAGTGCGGGAGGGGCGCCGGATCGGCACGCTCGACGGGCTGCCGATCGCCGTCAAGGACAACCTCTCCACAGCAGGCGGGGTGACCACGGTCGGATCCGCGATCTTCCGCGACCACGTCGCGGAGGAGAACGCCGGGGTCGTCGACCGCCTCGAGCAGCAGGGCGCCGTGCGGGTCGGGAAGACGAACCTGCACGAGTTCGCGCTCGGGGTGACCACGGAGAACCCGCACTTCGGGATCTGCCGCAACCCGTGGGACCGCGACCGGACCCCCGGCGGCTCCAGCGGTGGATCGGCCGTCGCGGTCGCCGCCGGCATGGCGCTGGGCGCCATCGGCTCGGACACCTCCGGGTCGATCCGCATCCCCGCCGCGGCCTGCGGGATCCTGGGGCTCAAACCCACCTACGGGCTGGTCAGCAGTTACGGCTGCTACCCCGAGGCGTGGAGCCTGGACCACGTCGGCGTGCTGACCCGCACTGCGGAGGACGCCGCCGTGCTGCTCGATGCGATCAGCGGGCACGACCCTCGGGTGCCCTCCTCCCTGCGAGTCATCTCCTCGCAGGCGGCGCGCGAGTTCGAAGAGACCGGCGAGCGCGGGCGGGTACGCCCCCTGCGCATCGGGATCGAGGAGAACTTCTTCTTCGCCTCGATCGATGCCGAGATCGAGGCCGTCGTGCGGGAGATGCTGGATTCCCTGGCGGGCGCAGGGGCGGACGTCGGCGCCGGCGCGGGAGCGGACGTCGGCGCCGGGGTGGAGCTCGTGCCCGTCTCGCTCCCCTCCCTCGCGGACGCGGTCTACGCACTGACGGTGATCGACACCGCCGAGACCACCGCCTTCCACGCCGAGCAGTTCCGCGAGCGCCCGCAGGACTACGGCGAGGACGTGCGGGTGCTCATCGAGTGCGGCGCGCTGCCCACCGCGGTGGACTACCTCCAGGCCCAGCAGATCCGTTCCCGGGTCCGGGAGGATTTCGCCCGCGTCTTCGCGCAGGTCGACGTGCTCGCCTCGCCGACCCTGCCGATCCGCACCCCGCGCATCGGGGACGCGGTGGTCGAGGTCGGCGGGCAGGAGCGGGACCGCGACGATGAGCTGATGCGCCTGGTGGGCCCCGCGAACCTGGCCGGCCTCCCCTCGGTGTCCGTACCCTGCGGGATGCTGGACGGCATGCCCGTGTCGATGCAGTTCCTCGGGCCCGCGCTGGGCGAGGGCGCGGTGCTGCGCGCGGCGGCGGCGGTGGAGGAGCTGTTCCCGCTGCCGGCGAGCGCCCGCTGA